A window of Plantibacter sp. PA-3-X8 genomic DNA:
ACCTCGTCTTCGGCACCATCCTCGGCGGGGTCCTCGTGCCGGGGACGGCCACCGCGCTCCCGCTGTTCCTGCTCTTCAGCCAGATGGGGCTCGCGAACACGTACTGGTCGGTGCTCCTGCCGTCGCTCGTCTCGCCGTTCGGGTTGTTCCTCTGCCGGATCTACGCCGACGCGACGATCGACGACTCGCTCATCGAGGCGGCACGGATCGACGGCGCGAGCGAGCTGCGGATCTTCCACACCGTGGGGCTGAAGATCCTCACGCCCGCGCTCGTGACCGTCTTCCTCTTCCAGCTGGTCGGCATCTGGAACAACTACTTCCTGCCGCTCGTCATGCTGTCCGACAGCACGCTGTACCCGATCACGCTGGGCCTCAACAACTGGCGGAGCCAGGTCGACCGCCTGCCGGAGTTCTACGAGCTGACGACCGGCGGCGCGCTGTTGTCGATCATCCCGTTGGCGATCGCGATGATCGTGCTGCAACGCTTCTGGCGTGGCGGGCTCACCGAGGGATCCGTGAAGTAGCCGTCGGCCCGGAGACGGCGACGGGCCCCGGATCAGCCGATCCGGGGCCCGTCATCAGTCGTGTCGAGCTAGAGGCTGCAGGTGTTGCCGAGCGTGGTGAACTCGTCCTGGAGCTTCGTGAGTGAATCGGTGAGCCCGGTCTGGTCGACGTTCTGCGGGTCGTCGACAGCCGTCTTCGCGACGTCGATGAAGTCGTTGAGCGCCTTCACCGAGTCGTTCGCCGCGGTCTTCACCTCGTCGTTGGTGACCTTGTCGGCCGCCGCCTTGAACGTTCCGGAGAAGTCGTCGAGCTGGGTGACGGCCGCCTCAGGGTCGGAGGACAGCGAGCTCAGGCCCGACTGCAGCTGCGAAGCCGACTCCGTCACCTCGGACTGGATGAGCTTGCACGCATCCTCTTTGCTCTGGGCGCCGCCGGCACAGCCGGTGAGGAGCAGGCCCGAGACGGCGATCGCGCCGAGGAATGCTGCTGCGTTCTTCTTCATGGTGGTGTGATTCCCCCGTGTTCGGTGCCCGTGGCGGGCCCGCCCGCGCGCTGCGGGTCGGCCTCCAGGCTACCCGGTGGAGCCCGCCACCCGCAGGCGTGCGCGGCCCGATCATCGTGTGCGGTCGTCGTCGGCATGGACGCGAGCCCCGTTTATTTGTAAGCTTGGCAAACAAACCGGTGGTGCGAGCGGGTCGCACCACGGATCGAAGGAACCACAGCATGCAGACGCGCCACGACGCCCTCCGGAGACGAACCGCGTGAGGGTGGGACTCGACATCGGCGGCACGAAGACCGATGCCGTCGTCGTGACGGATGACGGCGCGCTCCTGCACCGGCTCAGGCTGGTCACCGGACGCGGTCCGGAAGCGGTCGTCGAAACCGCCGTCGAGGCCGTCAGCCGGCTCTCCGACGCCGTCGCGCGTCCGGTCGACGCGTTCACGTCGGTCGGCGTCGGTATCCCCGGCCTCATCGTCCCGGGCACCGGCCGCGTGACCCACGCCGTCAACCTCGACGTGGAGGAACTCGAGCTCGGTGCGATCCTCGCCCAGCGCCTCGGGGTCCCCGTCGCCGTGGAGAACGATGTGAAGGCGGCCGCGCTCGGCGCCTGGCAGCTGCTCGACGGTTCCGGCACGATGGCCTACCTCAATCTGGGCACGGGCGTCGCCGCCGGCATCGTCACGGACGGCCGGCTCTGGCAGGGCTCGAGCGGGGTCGCCGGCGAGGTCGGGCATCTGTCGGTCGATCCGCTCGGCGACCGCTGCGGGTGCGGGCAGCGCGGGTGCGTCGAGACCATGGCCGCCGGT
This region includes:
- a CDS encoding carbohydrate ABC transporter permease; translated protein: MRVLVTGILVVVAIYFLVPVYWVVIAATKSTEDLFGSNGFLLGSEFSLWSNLHEVLTYDGGIFVRWFGNSVLYAGVGALIATYLAAAGGYALAKYRFRGRNLVFGTILGGVLVPGTATALPLFLLFSQMGLANTYWSVLLPSLVSPFGLFLCRIYADATIDDSLIEAARIDGASELRIFHTVGLKILTPALVTVFLFQLVGIWNNYFLPLVMLSDSTLYPITLGLNNWRSQVDRLPEFYELTTGGALLSIIPLAIAMIVLQRFWRGGLTEGSVK
- a CDS encoding ROK family protein, encoding MRVGLDIGGTKTDAVVVTDDGALLHRLRLVTGRGPEAVVETAVEAVSRLSDAVARPVDAFTSVGVGIPGLIVPGTGRVTHAVNLDVEELELGAILAQRLGVPVAVENDVKAAALGAWQLLDGSGTMAYLNLGTGVAAGIVTDGRLWQGSSGVAGEVGHLSVDPLGDRCGCGQRGCVETMAAGGAVSAAWGADVALPVLDLFDHADAGDPRAIALRARLGHGAAAAVRILTLTVDADDIVLGGGLTALGERLLAVIREALAESAAGSRFVASLQLEQRVRLVPTGSPVAAIGAALVGRGESSHG